In Paenibacillus algicola, a genomic segment contains:
- a CDS encoding helix-turn-helix domain-containing protein: METQKPAGGFPFGVMFEKQDMLERLDIRIQWGQYEIHVLRFHLTAFPPGRIIDFHNHAEFEFHYVPRGKGKVILEDRMYPLSEGMMYLTGPGVMHYQESDEREGMNELCLHVAITARPSPNEDPWEAAEAEECIQKLKELPLKPAYDTDFAMPCFLEAYRVCDSKPTGYYTSIKQQVISILLRTVRAYDTEGIRVEAPVRDMLSHRYEYAVHYMKANYAASLTLDNVAEKLNISPRQLQRVFRQIDPSRSFSKVLEEIRLEEVCQRLQEGQMPIEQIAVLAGFTNATYLHAVFRKRFGMTPGAYRRQQAQSL, translated from the coding sequence GTGGAGACGCAGAAGCCGGCAGGAGGCTTTCCCTTTGGCGTGATGTTTGAGAAGCAGGATATGCTGGAGAGGCTGGATATCCGTATTCAGTGGGGACAATATGAAATCCATGTGCTGCGGTTTCATTTGACAGCCTTTCCTCCGGGCAGAATCATTGATTTTCATAACCATGCCGAATTCGAATTCCACTACGTCCCGCGGGGCAAAGGAAAGGTCATTCTGGAGGATCGGATGTATCCGTTATCCGAAGGCATGATGTACCTGACAGGTCCCGGCGTAATGCACTACCAGGAGTCGGACGAAAGGGAAGGCATGAATGAGCTCTGCCTGCATGTGGCGATTACGGCCCGGCCCTCGCCGAATGAAGATCCCTGGGAAGCGGCAGAAGCGGAGGAGTGTATCCAGAAGCTGAAGGAGCTGCCCTTGAAGCCAGCTTATGATACCGATTTTGCCATGCCCTGCTTCCTGGAGGCCTACCGGGTGTGCGACAGCAAGCCGACCGGGTATTACACCTCCATCAAGCAGCAGGTAATCAGCATTCTGCTCCGTACTGTGCGGGCTTATGATACCGAGGGCATTCGGGTGGAGGCTCCCGTGAGGGACATGCTGTCCCATCGTTATGAATATGCAGTCCATTACATGAAAGCTAATTATGCCGCCAGCCTGACGCTGGACAATGTCGCCGAGAAGCTGAACATCAGTCCACGGCAGCTGCAGCGTGTGTTCAGGCAGATAGATCCAAGCCGCTCATTCAGCAAGGTGCTGGAGGAGATTCGGCTGGAGGAAGTATGCCAGCGGCTGCAAGAAGGCCAGATGCCGATCGAACAAATTGCGGTCCTGGCCGGGTTCACAAACGCAACGTATTTGCATGCCGTGTTTCGGAAGCGCTTCGGGATGACTCCCGGCGCTTACCGGCGTCAGCAAGCCCAATCCCTATAA
- a CDS encoding Gfo/Idh/MocA family protein, translating to MKIGKISYWHVHAWDYTKQAQEHPDTEIAAVWDEEPSRGRQAAEQLGVPFYEHLEELLALEDIEGVIVDAPTNMHREVMLAAARAGKHIFTEKVIAPTLAEVHEIVSECERQGVKLTVSLPRLNDGYTLAVQDILNQGLLGKITYVRTRLSHNGATAGWLPEHFYSAEQCGGGALIDLGCHPMYLTRLFLGQDITGVNASFGYVTGREVEDNAVVTLQTASGAVGVVEAGFVNSHSPFAIEVHGTEGTLMYGTPEARLLLRSQLNSEYREWKEVAIPDNRESAFHQWVGHVQNDTEATDNVRTAVELTALMEASNRSVRERRTVAPGELKS from the coding sequence ATGAAAATCGGAAAAATCAGCTATTGGCACGTGCATGCCTGGGATTACACCAAGCAGGCGCAGGAGCACCCGGATACTGAAATTGCAGCGGTATGGGATGAAGAGCCGAGTCGCGGCCGCCAAGCTGCAGAGCAGCTGGGCGTTCCCTTTTACGAGCATTTGGAAGAGCTGCTGGCTTTGGAAGACATTGAAGGCGTGATTGTGGATGCGCCTACGAATATGCACCGTGAGGTGATGCTGGCGGCAGCCCGGGCGGGCAAGCATATTTTTACAGAGAAGGTCATCGCGCCGACGCTCGCCGAGGTTCATGAAATTGTCTCTGAATGTGAACGTCAGGGTGTGAAGCTGACCGTGTCGCTTCCGCGCCTGAATGATGGGTATACACTGGCGGTGCAGGATATTTTGAACCAGGGACTGCTGGGCAAGATCACGTATGTCAGAACGCGCCTGTCCCATAATGGAGCCACGGCAGGATGGCTGCCGGAGCATTTCTACTCCGCAGAGCAGTGCGGCGGCGGTGCTTTGATCGATCTGGGCTGTCACCCGATGTATTTGACCCGGCTGTTTCTCGGCCAGGATATTACGGGAGTGAATGCGTCCTTTGGTTATGTCACCGGCCGGGAGGTCGAGGATAATGCTGTCGTCACCCTTCAGACTGCTTCGGGAGCGGTTGGAGTCGTAGAGGCCGGCTTTGTAAACAGCCATTCTCCGTTCGCGATTGAAGTGCATGGAACAGAGGGCACCCTGATGTACGGTACGCCGGAAGCCCGGCTGCTGCTGCGGAGCCAGCTGAACAGCGAGTACAGGGAGTGGAAGGAAGTCGCTATTCCGGACAATAGGGAAAGTGCATTCCACCAATGGGTTGGACATGTGCAGAACGACACAGAAGCGACGGATAATGTAAGAACAGCGGTAGAGCTGACAGCGCTGATGGAAGCCTCCAACCGATCGGTCCGCGAACGGCGCACGGTTGCGCCTGGCGAGCTGAAGTCTTAG